From the genome of Eucalyptus grandis isolate ANBG69807.140 chromosome 2, ASM1654582v1, whole genome shotgun sequence, one region includes:
- the LOC104420971 gene encoding truncated transcription factor CAULIFLOWER A, protein MGRGRLQLKRIENKINRQVTFSKRRAGLLKKAHEISVLCDAEVALIVFSAKGKLFEYSTDSCMERILERYERYSYSEHQVLASETESIGSWTLEHAKLKARLEVLHRNYRHFMGEDLDSLSLKDLQNLEQQLESALKHIRSRKNQLMHESISVLQKKDRALQEQNNLLTRKVKEKERALAQQAQWEQQDHALDSPVVLPHYLPSLDINGSYQARHNGHDDGENLTQPRAGTLLPPWMLHRLN, encoded by the exons ATGGGGAGGGGGAGACTGCAGCTGAAGAGGATAGAGAACAAGATCAACCGGCAAGTCACCTTCTCCAAGAGGAGGGCGGGTCTGCTCAAGAAGGCCCACGAGATCTCCGTACTCTGCGACGCCGAGGTCGCCCTCATCGTCTTCTCCGCCAAGGGCAAGCTCTTCGAGTACTCCACCGATTCCTG CATGGAGAGAATTCTCGAACGCTATGAAAGATACTCATATTCGGAGCACCAAGTTCTTGCAAGTGAGACAGAATCGATT GGTAGCTGGACTTTGGAGCATGCTAAGCTCAAGGCCAGACTTGAAGTTTTACACAGAAATTATag GCATTTCATGGGAGAAGatcttgattctttgagtctcAAGGACCTCCAAAATTTGGAGCAACAACTGGAGTCTGCTCTTAAACACATAAGATCGAGAAAG AATCAGCTCATGCATGAATCAATCTCAGTGCTTCAGAAAAAG GATAGGGCATTGCAGGAGCAAAACAACCTGCTTACAAGGAAA gtaaaggagaaggagagggcaCTAGCGCAGCAAGCTCAGTGGGAGCAGCAAGACCATGCCCTTGACTCACCTGTTGTTCTACCCCACTACTTGCCATCTCTCGACatcaa TGGCTCTTATCAAGCGAGACACAACGGACACGATGACGGAGAGAACCTGACTCAGCCTCGGGCTGGTACACTTCTTCCTCCGTGGATGCTCCACCGTCTCAATTAA